Proteins found in one Gopherus flavomarginatus isolate rGopFla2 chromosome 18, rGopFla2.mat.asm, whole genome shotgun sequence genomic segment:
- the RTN2 gene encoding reticulon-2 isoform X3 translates to MGSAVADLVYWRDTRTSALVFTGVMVTLLSLLHFSIVSVGSYGALAVLGITITLRLGRKGLQALRRSDGANPFQAQLDADLPLSQEQLERLATRLSQDVLAAAHTLRRLFLVEDLVDSIKFAFLFYILTYVGAVFNGLTLLILGVISAFTFPLLYRQHQAQIDQYVGLVRNQLSNLRAKIQAKLPSAKTKPE, encoded by the exons ATGGGCAGCGCAG TGGCGGACCTGGTGTACTGGCGGGACACCCGCACCTCGGCGCTCGTCTTCACCGGCGTCATGGTGACTCTGCtgagcctgctgcacttcagcatCGTCAGCGTGGGCTCCTACGGCGCCCTGGCCGTGCTGGGCATCACCATCACCCTGCGGCTGGGCCGCAAGGGGCTGCAGGCCCTGCGCCGCTCCGACGGCGCCAACCCCTTCCA GGCTCAGCTGGACGCAGACTTGCCGCTGTCCCAGGAGCAGCTGGAGCGCCTTGCCACGCGGCTCAGCCAGGACGTCCTGGCGGCCGCCCACACCCTGCGCCGCCTCTTCCTGGTGGAGGATCTGGTGGACTCGATCAAG TTCGCCTTCCTGTTCTACATCCTCACCTACGTGGGTGCCGTGTTCAACGGGCTGACGCTGCTCATCCTGG GTGTGATAAGTGCATTTACTTTCCCCCTGCTCTACCGACAGCACCAG GCACAGATTGACCAGTACGTGGGGTTGGTGAGGAACCAGCTAAGTAACCTCAGAGCCAA GATTCAGGCCAAGCTCCCAAGTGCCAAAACGAAGCCAGAATGA